catcggggaagacatcgggaaactcacaaactaccTTGATCTGCTCAAGTgttgttccttcaagtgaatAGAGAGACTGATCCTCTGTTGCTGGTTCCATGGTtacgaactccaccttggtaccctctccattggttaggtgaaccgctcttctggcacattctataactccaTTAAACTTggccaaccaatccattccaagaatTACGTCTATACCATTGGTTTCCAGAACTATAAGGTTCGCggggaattctaccccccttatgctaagcctcatcctaagacatatatattttgccttcaTTTTCCCCCCaggcgagctaataaacatattattcttcatcataaccataggcaatccatgctttgcgacatactgaatggtgataaaagaatgcgaagctccagaatcaaacaaaacagatgcaggtcgggagttaacgaggaacataccgtacaccacatcttgagcatcaatggcctcttctgctgtgacatggttgacctttcCATGCACATAGTTCTGTTGTCCACGATTGTTCTGGTTGGGGTTCTGACTTCCATTGCGTGACTGGCCTGGGgttggagttgtccttggtgtgttgttggttcgggCTAGATCTTGCgtcttcttagggcatttattcacatagtgcccttcttctccacaataaAAACATCCTTTGTTCGAGCCTGGAGTTGCTGGGCTGTTCTTGTTTTGGGGCGTGGCCggtggggttgatcggggcgtctggtagttggagcgctgaacggAGTTTTGTGTCTGAGCCCGATATTGAACGTTGGAACGAAACATGGGGCCTTGTGGAGACATCTGTGTAGCTCCacgggatcgtgtgttgcttccttgtccttggaatgacatcttcctcttcttctcttccagctggcggcgcttgtgctcaaccattaaggctttgtttaccaaagcttggaaattgggaaactcctggggtagcaaagcatattctatggcgtcattcaggccttccaagaaacgttcctgtttcttctcctccgtgtCCAC
The sequence above is drawn from the Phragmites australis chromosome 10, lpPhrAust1.1, whole genome shotgun sequence genome and encodes:
- the LOC133930145 gene encoding uncharacterized protein LOC133930145, with amino-acid sequence MVNTRRSINTQEENNNNNQNPPPPPPSTLEQQMAMQTQILQALAQTMVHMQQQQPNHVPQSHQPSRLGEFKRTQPPVFSHAVEPMDADDWLKDIDRKLHVAQCNDREMVLYASHQLTGQALDWWEAYCAAHENPAAITWMEFKASFRTHHLSSGDVRLKKKEFMSLKQGPMTVREYLTKFTQLSRYAPNEVDTEEKKQERFLEGLNDAIEYALLPQEFPNFQALVNKALMVEHKRRQLEEKKRKMSFQGQGSNTRSRGATQMSPQGPMFRSNVQYRAQTQNSVQRSNYQTPRSTPPATPQNKNSPATPGSNKGCFYCGEEGHYVNKCPKKTQDLARTNNTPRTTPTPGQSRNGSQNPNQNNRGQQNYVHGKVNHVTAEEAIDAQDVVYGMFLVNSRPASVLFDSGASHSFITIQYVAKHGLPMVMMKNNMFISSPGGKMKAKYICLRMRLSIRGVEFPANLIVLETNGIDVILGMDWLAKFNGVIECARRAVHLTNGEGTKVEFVTMEPATEDQSLYSLEGTTLEQIKVVCEFPDVFPDELPGMPPDREVEFVIELVPGTAPIAKRPYRMDKGPEGLCRPHPTVDGFADLSVTEVEAKAIMLVGKITPGEESTPSAPRHGGKGLMGLGGCLMQRPLRPTAFEPSIGEL